Proteins from one Terriglobus tenax genomic window:
- a CDS encoding DMT family transporter yields MNFYWLAAAIVTEVIATSCLKASNGFTRPLPSVFVVLGYGAAFYCLSQTLKTVPIGLAYAIWSGVGTVLIALVGVFLYRQTLDRAAVLGMALIIAGVLVLNLYSKSVAH; encoded by the coding sequence ATGAATTTCTACTGGCTCGCAGCGGCGATCGTGACAGAAGTCATTGCGACCTCCTGCCTCAAGGCCTCCAACGGCTTCACCCGGCCGCTGCCGTCGGTCTTCGTCGTGCTTGGTTACGGAGCGGCCTTCTACTGCCTCTCGCAGACGCTGAAAACCGTACCTATCGGTCTTGCCTACGCCATTTGGTCCGGCGTCGGCACCGTGCTCATCGCCCTGGTCGGCGTCTTTCTCTACCGCCAGACGCTGGATCGTGCAGCCGTCCTCGGTATGGCTCTCATCATTGCCGGAGTCCTGGTGCTGAACCTCTACTCCAAATCCGTCGCTCACTAG
- a CDS encoding glycosyltransferase, with translation MSTVAVQLDPQVAAQAVELAVILPTYNERANIAEAIRRTQAVLGNTPHEIIVVDDNSPDGTADIVRQLGRQDTRIRILHRIGRRGLSSAIIEGMMASTAPMLAVMDADMQHDEAALPRMIETMRRENLDIVIGTRNANGGSMGSFARPRVLISQLSARLSRSVCRCNVSDPMSGFFLVRDEFFRCAAPKLQTGGFKILLDLLASCEQTPRIGEVGYRFRTRVHGQSKLTLNVAGEYFFLLLNKLAGGRLCPRFALFALTGATGLATHFAILTALYLGLHWSFLTAQAAAAFVAMSTNFTVNNALQQSRLRGRRAWTGYMRFTTLCGLGAIFSVSYANYLHITRTPWSLAALAGIAIGSVWNYAMTQIFTWQMPQARRAVSIH, from the coding sequence ATGAGCACAGTTGCCGTCCAACTCGATCCGCAGGTTGCCGCGCAGGCCGTTGAGCTTGCCGTCATTCTGCCGACCTACAACGAGCGCGCCAACATTGCGGAAGCCATTCGACGCACACAGGCTGTACTTGGCAACACACCGCACGAGATCATCGTGGTCGACGACAACTCTCCGGACGGCACCGCAGATATCGTCCGGCAGCTTGGCCGTCAGGACACGCGCATCCGCATTCTGCATCGCATCGGGCGCCGAGGCCTCTCCTCCGCCATTATCGAAGGCATGATGGCCTCCACCGCGCCCATGCTGGCGGTGATGGATGCCGATATGCAGCATGATGAAGCCGCACTTCCACGCATGATTGAAACCATGCGTCGTGAAAACCTGGACATCGTCATCGGCACGCGCAATGCCAACGGCGGCAGCATGGGCAGCTTTGCCCGGCCACGTGTTTTGATCAGCCAGCTCAGCGCACGGCTGTCGCGCTCCGTATGCCGCTGCAATGTCTCCGACCCCATGAGCGGCTTCTTCCTGGTACGCGATGAGTTCTTCCGCTGCGCCGCGCCGAAGCTGCAGACAGGCGGCTTCAAAATCCTGCTCGACCTTCTTGCTTCCTGCGAGCAAACGCCGCGCATCGGCGAGGTTGGCTACCGTTTCCGCACACGCGTCCACGGCCAGTCCAAGCTCACGCTGAATGTCGCCGGCGAATACTTCTTCCTGTTGCTGAACAAACTTGCAGGCGGCCGCCTGTGCCCGCGTTTCGCACTCTTCGCCCTGACAGGCGCCACCGGGCTGGCGACCCACTTTGCCATTCTCACCGCGCTCTATCTCGGCCTGCACTGGAGCTTTTTGACCGCACAGGCCGCTGCTGCCTTCGTCGCCATGAGCACCAACTTCACGGTGAACAATGCTCTGCAGCAGAGCCGCCTTCGCGGGCGCCGTGCCTGGACCGGCTATATGCGCTTTACGACCCTTTGCGGGCTTGGCGCCATCTTCTCCGTCTCCTACGCCAACTATCTGCACATCACAAGAACACCGTGGTCTCTGGCGGCACTGGCAGGCATTGCGATTGGCTCAGTATGGAACTATGCCATGACCCAGATCTTCACCTGGCAGATGCCGCAGGCGCGGCGTGCCGTCAGCATCCACTAG
- a CDS encoding energy transducer TonB: MRRFLPLALVLLSLFSPAFGQSTDAALGKRLLNRQFLLRGCWQGANLWFTADGRPLNDYPELPFTLSGVKIDHLKLQKNGLDLEAHRMGLQVDAKHHGAVRWVPIALADTPNDRTGAESLHLHISPPPSGDYTSSLDAIFADSVNDLAPLLPAYWRSAAKQFFGLDNQLIPSAQWLHGPDLKSYASLGSFTGQGRPQPSTGNTVQPALLSGVNPDFTPAARRLKYASVVVLQFTVNPDGTVANPQIIQPAGLGLDEAAIAAVLQYRFSPGTVDGKPQSMQIGTAVRFEIR; this comes from the coding sequence ATGCGCCGTTTTCTTCCCCTTGCGCTCGTCCTGCTGTCTTTGTTTTCCCCTGCCTTCGGCCAGTCCACCGACGCCGCTTTGGGCAAACGCCTGCTCAACCGCCAGTTCCTGCTCCGCGGCTGCTGGCAGGGCGCAAACCTGTGGTTCACCGCCGACGGGCGGCCGCTGAACGACTACCCCGAGCTTCCCTTCACCCTCTCCGGCGTAAAAATCGACCACCTCAAGCTGCAAAAGAACGGCCTCGATCTGGAGGCCCATCGCATGGGGCTGCAGGTTGACGCAAAACACCATGGCGCTGTCCGCTGGGTCCCCATCGCCCTGGCGGATACTCCCAACGACCGCACCGGCGCGGAGAGCCTGCATCTGCACATCAGCCCGCCGCCCTCCGGAGATTACACCTCCTCTCTGGACGCCATCTTTGCCGACTCCGTCAACGACCTGGCTCCTCTCCTGCCCGCCTATTGGCGGTCGGCGGCCAAGCAGTTCTTCGGTCTGGACAACCAGCTGATTCCCTCTGCGCAATGGCTTCACGGGCCCGATCTGAAGAGTTACGCGAGCCTTGGTTCCTTCACCGGGCAGGGGCGGCCTCAGCCTTCCACCGGCAATACAGTGCAGCCAGCATTGCTCTCCGGCGTGAACCCGGACTTCACACCGGCGGCGCGGCGGCTGAAGTATGCCTCGGTTGTTGTGCTGCAGTTCACCGTCAATCCGGATGGGACGGTTGCCAATCCGCAGATCATCCAGCCCGCGGGACTTGGCCTGGATGAGGCAGCCATTGCCGCCGTGCTGCAGTATCGTTTCTCTCCGGGCACAGTGGACGGAAAACCGCAGTCCATGCAGATCGGCACCGCTGTCCGCTTTGAAATCCGCTAG
- the rplM gene encoding 50S ribosomal protein L13, protein MSTFVPGAKDINRKWFVVDAADKTLGRLASSAANILTGKNSPKYTPYIDTGDHVIVINAEKIKLTGLKSQQKIYRRYTGFPGGLREEEFSKLIERKPEAIVEQAIKGMLPKSKLGRQMATKLKVYRGDKHPHLAQQPEAVELSA, encoded by the coding sequence ATGTCGACGTTTGTGCCCGGCGCAAAGGACATCAATCGCAAGTGGTTTGTAGTAGACGCAGCCGACAAGACGCTTGGACGTCTTGCCAGCAGTGCGGCGAATATCCTCACGGGCAAGAACAGCCCGAAGTACACCCCGTACATTGATACGGGCGATCACGTCATCGTGATCAACGCGGAGAAGATCAAGCTGACCGGTCTGAAGAGCCAGCAGAAGATCTACCGCCGCTACACCGGTTTCCCGGGCGGTCTGCGTGAGGAAGAGTTCTCGAAGCTGATCGAGCGCAAGCCCGAGGCGATCGTGGAGCAGGCCATCAAGGGCATGTTGCCCAAGAGCAAGCTGGGCCGCCAGATGGCGACCAAGCTGAAGGTTTACCGCGGAGATAAGCATCCGCACCTGGCACAGCAGCCTGAGGCTGTTGAGCTGTCGGCATAA
- the rpsI gene encoding 30S ribosomal protein S9, giving the protein MADLVQYYGTGRRKSAIARVFLRPGTGEFKVNGKALDVYFVTEQQRASAKRTMQTAQLEGQFDVLTTVRGGGVAAQADAVKMGIARALLEVNPELRKTLKADGLLTRDARAKERKKYGQKGARKRFQFSKR; this is encoded by the coding sequence ATGGCGGATTTGGTTCAGTACTATGGCACGGGTCGCCGCAAGTCGGCGATCGCTCGTGTTTTCCTGCGTCCGGGTACGGGCGAGTTCAAGGTCAACGGCAAGGCGCTTGACGTCTATTTCGTGACCGAGCAGCAGCGTGCCAGCGCGAAGCGCACGATGCAGACGGCCCAGCTTGAGGGCCAGTTCGACGTACTGACCACGGTGCGTGGCGGCGGCGTTGCTGCCCAGGCCGATGCCGTGAAGATGGGCATCGCCCGCGCCCTGCTCGAGGTAAACCCCGAGCTGCGCAAGACCCTGAAGGCCGATGGCCTGCTGACCCGCGACGCTCGCGCCAAGGAGCGTAAGAAGTACGGTCAGAAGGGCGCCCGCAAGCGCTTCCAGTTCAGCAAGCGCTAA
- the rpsB gene encoding 30S ribosomal protein S2, whose product MASITMKELLEAGVHFGHQTKRWNPKMKEYIFGERNGIYIIDLQKTLKMFKEAAKFVTDMTSSGKVVLFVGTKRQAQDAVAEEAERAGMPFINNRWLGGLLTNWVTVQKSVKRLQELDEMSTDGRYELMTKKEVIKLERERKHLNANLRGIKNMRRLPDAIFIVDSNNEAIAVSEARKLGIPVVAVVDTNCDPTVVDYVIPGNDDALRAIRLFTTKIADAAYEGVQMVGDKAFADEYTDVTPVTTESHFIAEEGEEGEAVEAVAAAPAAEEEETVDLEAALGGGIRKTETESEPEPAAAEAGA is encoded by the coding sequence ATGGCAAGCATTACGATGAAGGAGCTGCTCGAAGCAGGCGTACACTTCGGGCACCAGACCAAGCGTTGGAACCCGAAGATGAAGGAGTACATCTTTGGCGAGCGCAACGGCATTTACATCATTGACCTGCAGAAGACCTTGAAGATGTTCAAGGAAGCCGCGAAGTTCGTCACCGATATGACGAGCTCGGGCAAGGTGGTTCTGTTTGTCGGCACCAAGCGCCAGGCGCAGGATGCCGTGGCAGAGGAAGCCGAGCGCGCAGGCATGCCGTTCATCAACAACCGCTGGCTTGGCGGTCTGTTGACCAACTGGGTCACCGTGCAGAAGAGCGTCAAGCGCCTGCAGGAGCTCGACGAGATGTCGACCGACGGACGCTATGAGCTGATGACGAAGAAGGAAGTCATCAAGCTGGAGCGCGAGCGCAAGCACCTGAACGCCAACCTGCGCGGCATCAAGAACATGCGGCGCCTGCCGGACGCGATCTTCATCGTCGACTCGAACAACGAAGCCATTGCCGTCTCCGAAGCCCGCAAGCTCGGTATCCCGGTTGTCGCCGTTGTCGATACGAACTGCGATCCGACCGTTGTGGACTACGTGATCCCCGGCAACGATGACGCCCTGCGCGCCATCCGCCTGTTCACGACCAAGATTGCCGATGCCGCCTATGAGGGCGTGCAGATGGTTGGCGACAAGGCCTTTGCCGATGAGTACACCGACGTGACCCCGGTCACGACCGAGTCGCACTTCATCGCTGAAGAAGGCGAAGAGGGCGAGGCCGTTGAGGCTGTTGCCGCTGCGCCTGCCGCTGAGGAAGAGGAGACTGTGGATCTGGAAGCTGCCCTGGGCGGCGGAATCCGCAAGACCGAAACCGAGAGCGAGCCGGAGCCTGCTGCAGCCGAAGCCGGCGCATAA
- the tsf gene encoding translation elongation factor Ts, with the protein MATETAKIDAKLVKELREKSGAPMGDCLKALQESKGDMEEAFVVLRKRGMASAAKKASRSTNEGLVSSYIHAGGKIGVLIEVNCESDFVARTDEFQEMVKDIAMHIAATDPRYVTREEVSEEDIEREKDIFRAQAAASGKPANIIEKMLEGKMGKFYEEFCLLDQPFIKEQSMTIGQLIGQKVGKMGENISVRRFARFKVGESNWTVATTKIAASTEEAQA; encoded by the coding sequence ATGGCGACTGAGACTGCAAAGATTGATGCAAAGCTGGTAAAGGAACTCCGCGAGAAGAGCGGCGCGCCGATGGGCGACTGCCTCAAGGCTCTGCAGGAGTCCAAGGGCGACATGGAAGAGGCGTTCGTTGTGCTGCGCAAGCGCGGCATGGCGTCGGCTGCCAAGAAGGCTTCGCGTTCGACCAACGAAGGCCTGGTCTCGAGCTATATCCATGCCGGCGGCAAGATCGGCGTTCTGATCGAGGTCAACTGCGAGTCGGACTTCGTTGCCCGTACCGACGAGTTCCAGGAGATGGTGAAGGACATCGCGATGCACATCGCCGCCACCGATCCGCGCTATGTTACGCGCGAAGAGGTTTCGGAAGAGGACATCGAGCGCGAGAAGGACATCTTCCGCGCGCAGGCTGCCGCCAGCGGCAAGCCGGCCAACATCATCGAGAAGATGCTTGAGGGCAAGATGGGCAAGTTCTACGAGGAGTTCTGCCTCCTGGATCAGCCCTTCATCAAGGAGCAGTCGATGACCATCGGCCAGCTGATCGGCCAGAAGGTCGGCAAGATGGGCGAGAACATCTCCGTCCGCCGGTTCGCCCGCTTCAAAGTAGGCGAGTCCAACTGGACCGTAGCCACCACCAAGATCGCCGCTTCGACGGAGGAAGCTCAGGCATAA
- a CDS encoding RtcB family protein, protein MQFVEKIPVWGKHEENTLEQAKVCARHADYMALMADGHLGYGVPIGGVIAAEGRISPTAVGFDIACGNKAVRLDIPAAEVRQNITKIMDDVWRTLSFGMGRKNNEDVDHAIFAKDGHPGWDTEAAKPLKRKAQSQLGTIGSGNHYVDIFVDEQDCVWVGVHFGSRGLGHGIATWFLKAAGAKDGMMVDPVFLDVTSDLGAQYIHAMQLGGAYAYAGRDWVCDRVARLLGANVVEEIHNHHNFAWLEEHDGKQMWVCRKGATPAFPGQKGFVGGTMGEQSVILEGVDSPDSKTALYSTVHGAGRVMGRKQAAGVYDRKTGECKRPGLVTSQMMNEWMQGSGVVLRGGGLDESPHCYKRLHEVIAEHGETVRVLHTLTPLGVAMAGANEFDPYKD, encoded by the coding sequence ATGCAATTTGTAGAAAAAATCCCGGTATGGGGAAAGCATGAAGAGAACACGCTGGAACAGGCGAAGGTCTGCGCCCGCCATGCGGATTACATGGCCCTGATGGCCGACGGGCACCTTGGATATGGTGTGCCGATCGGTGGTGTGATTGCAGCGGAGGGACGTATCAGCCCTACGGCCGTAGGCTTTGATATCGCGTGCGGCAATAAGGCCGTGCGGCTGGATATCCCGGCGGCGGAAGTGCGGCAGAACATCACGAAGATTATGGACGATGTCTGGCGTACGCTCTCCTTCGGTATGGGTCGTAAGAACAACGAGGATGTGGACCATGCGATCTTTGCGAAGGATGGCCATCCGGGTTGGGACACGGAAGCTGCGAAGCCGCTGAAGCGCAAGGCACAGTCGCAGCTTGGCACCATTGGCAGCGGCAACCACTACGTCGACATCTTTGTCGACGAGCAGGACTGCGTGTGGGTTGGCGTTCACTTCGGTTCGCGCGGGCTGGGCCATGGCATTGCAACGTGGTTCCTGAAGGCTGCGGGGGCGAAGGACGGCATGATGGTTGATCCCGTGTTTCTGGATGTGACCAGCGACCTGGGAGCGCAGTACATCCACGCCATGCAGTTGGGCGGAGCGTACGCGTACGCCGGACGTGACTGGGTATGCGACCGTGTCGCTCGTCTGCTGGGTGCCAACGTGGTGGAGGAGATCCACAACCACCACAACTTCGCCTGGCTGGAGGAGCACGACGGAAAGCAGATGTGGGTTTGCCGTAAGGGAGCCACACCAGCCTTCCCGGGGCAGAAGGGCTTCGTCGGAGGCACGATGGGCGAGCAGTCGGTGATTCTGGAGGGCGTTGATTCTCCGGACTCAAAGACGGCTTTGTACTCCACTGTGCACGGTGCAGGCCGCGTGATGGGACGTAAGCAGGCAGCCGGTGTGTACGACCGCAAGACCGGTGAATGCAAGCGTCCGGGGCTTGTGACCTCGCAGATGATGAACGAGTGGATGCAGGGTTCTGGCGTCGTGCTGCGTGGTGGTGGTCTGGATGAGAGCCCGCACTGCTACAAGCGCCTGCACGAAGTCATCGCAGAACATGGCGAGACCGTCCGTGTGCTGCACACACTCACCCCGCTGGGCGTAGCCATGGCAGGAGCGAACGAGTTCGATCCGTATAAGGATTGA
- a CDS encoding MarC family protein produces MLEHSRIVWNSFLIAFSALLPLINPPGSALVFLGLVGEAPDQVYRRLARKIATNTIIFLTIFELLGSSILNFFGISLPIVQVAGGIVIAAIGWSVLQQKDSTAAANDKMEEVRMESETRVRGLEDKAFYPFTFPVTAGPGTLVVLLTLTARFSGGFDTEAVLGHVGLFLAIVVQCVLVYFFYAHAAKITAKVSPSTTHGILRVISFILLCIGVQIAWNGARQLLLSVLKLAH; encoded by the coding sequence ATGCTGGAGCACTCGCGCATTGTCTGGAACTCGTTTCTTATTGCCTTCAGTGCATTGTTGCCGCTGATCAATCCACCCGGGTCCGCGCTGGTGTTTCTCGGGCTGGTGGGCGAGGCGCCGGACCAGGTGTACCGCAGGCTGGCGCGCAAGATCGCCACCAACACCATCATCTTCCTTACCATCTTTGAGTTGTTGGGCTCGTCCATCCTGAACTTCTTTGGCATCTCGTTGCCCATTGTGCAGGTGGCCGGAGGCATTGTCATCGCCGCCATCGGCTGGTCCGTGCTGCAACAGAAGGACTCCACCGCAGCGGCCAACGACAAGATGGAAGAGGTCCGCATGGAAAGCGAGACGCGGGTGCGCGGCCTGGAGGACAAGGCCTTTTATCCCTTCACCTTTCCCGTCACCGCCGGACCGGGAACTCTGGTGGTGCTGCTGACGCTCACCGCGCGTTTCTCGGGTGGCTTCGATACGGAAGCGGTGCTTGGGCATGTCGGCCTGTTCCTCGCCATTGTGGTGCAGTGTGTCCTGGTGTACTTTTTTTACGCCCATGCTGCGAAGATTACGGCGAAGGTTTCTCCTTCCACCACGCACGGCATTCTGCGGGTGATCTCGTTCATCCTGCTCTGCATCGGTGTACAGATTGCCTGGAACGGCGCGCGGCAACTGCTGCTCTCTGTGCTGAAGCTGGCGCACTGA
- a CDS encoding SDR family NAD(P)-dependent oxidoreductase — protein MGRLANKVAVVTGASKGIGAAIAKDLAKAGATVVVNYASSREGAEKVVAEITKAGGKAVAIGGRVENKAEVETLFAEVKKQFGKVDVLVNNAGVYGFSPLEAITAEEFQRQYGVNVLGLLQVTQAAVPLFPAEGGSIVNISSVVKTGGASASVYAGTKGAVDTITFSLAKELAPKKIRVNSVNPGLVETEGTAGFMGSDFEKDVVSKTPLGRVGQPDDIAPVVTFFASDDARWVTGETLFVSGGVVNV, from the coding sequence ATGGGACGTCTGGCGAATAAAGTGGCAGTGGTAACGGGAGCTTCCAAGGGCATTGGAGCAGCGATTGCAAAAGATCTGGCCAAAGCCGGAGCAACGGTTGTGGTGAACTATGCCAGCAGCCGCGAGGGTGCGGAAAAGGTTGTTGCCGAGATTACGAAGGCTGGCGGCAAGGCAGTCGCCATTGGCGGCCGCGTGGAGAACAAGGCCGAGGTGGAGACCCTGTTTGCCGAGGTGAAGAAGCAGTTCGGCAAGGTGGACGTACTCGTAAACAACGCCGGTGTGTATGGTTTCTCGCCGCTTGAAGCGATTACGGCCGAGGAGTTCCAGCGCCAGTACGGCGTCAATGTGCTTGGCCTGTTGCAGGTCACGCAGGCAGCGGTTCCGCTGTTCCCGGCTGAGGGCGGCAGCATTGTGAACATCAGCTCGGTGGTGAAGACCGGCGGAGCTTCTGCTTCGGTATATGCCGGCACCAAGGGCGCTGTGGATACGATCACCTTCTCGCTGGCCAAGGAGCTTGCGCCGAAGAAGATCCGCGTGAACTCCGTCAACCCGGGCCTGGTGGAGACGGAAGGTACGGCCGGATTCATGGGAAGCGACTTTGAGAAGGATGTGGTTTCTAAGACGCCGCTTGGCCGCGTTGGCCAGCCGGACGATATCGCCCCCGTGGTCACCTTCTTCGCATCGGATGATGCGCGCTGGGTAACCGGTGAGACGCTGTTCGTCTCCGGTGGTGTCGTGAACGTGTAA